The Corynebacterium suranareeae genome window below encodes:
- the ybaK gene encoding Cys-tRNA(Pro) deacylase — protein MRLESYPMAKKVDTSNATPALALLTERQIPFELDVHDVDPKSSKGFALDASEVMGVEPEVVFKTLMADIDGEHVVAIVPASSTLNLKQLAKAGKGKHANMMDRSRAQVVTGYVPGGISPIGQKNKHRVFLDESAILQERIYVSAGRRGWSLIIAPDDVLLATDGVYADIADHS, from the coding sequence ATGCGATTAGAATCTTACCCCATGGCTAAGAAAGTAGACACCTCGAACGCTACCCCCGCTCTAGCCCTTCTTACGGAGAGGCAGATTCCTTTTGAGTTGGACGTTCATGATGTAGATCCAAAATCATCAAAGGGCTTTGCATTGGATGCCTCTGAAGTAATGGGTGTGGAGCCGGAAGTGGTGTTTAAAACGCTTATGGCAGATATTGATGGTGAACATGTGGTCGCGATTGTTCCAGCCAGCAGCACGTTGAATCTCAAGCAGTTGGCTAAAGCAGGAAAAGGCAAGCATGCGAACATGATGGATCGCAGCCGTGCACAGGTAGTCACCGGGTATGTTCCGGGTGGAATTTCACCGATAGGGCAGAAGAACAAACATCGCGTGTTTTTGGATGAGTCTGCAATTCTCCAGGAACGAATCTACGTCAGTGCAGGACGCCGAGGCTGGTCGCTGATTATCGCCCCGGATGATGTTCTTCTGGCTACCGATGGGGTTTACGCGGATATTGCTGATCATTCATAA
- the ramB gene encoding acetate metabolism transcriptional regulator RamB, translating to MGKTYVGSRLRQLRRERDLSQASLAATLGLSASYVNQIEHDVRPLTVPVLLRITEAFGVDATFFSRDDDSRLLAEVQDVMLDREINPANVELQELSEMVYNHPQLARAMVEMHQRYRNVRDKLSIAVDNRTNTPEERRPIAEAVSMPHEEVRDFIYARQNYFDALDRRAEAIAAQLGWQPYDSRAMEDSIARRLQIDHDVTITSSKEESGTLHHFDPETRLLTIHARLNPGQRAFRMATELGYLEANDLIEGIVDDGIWSTPEARTLAIRGVASYFAAAVMLPYKIFHAEAEKSGYDIEYLGQLFGVGYETTAHRLSTLQRPNLRGIPFTFVRVDRAGNMSKRQSATGFHFTHYGGTCPLWNVFETFTNPGQVLRQFAQMPDGRNYLWISRTVRHHEARFGEVDKMFAIGLGCEARHADRTVYSRGFNLQDLSTATPIGSGCRVCTRENCAQRAFPSVHGRINIDAHESTIAPY from the coding sequence ATGGGAAAGACATATGTTGGGTCCAGGCTGCGCCAACTGCGCCGCGAAAGAGACCTGAGCCAGGCGTCGTTGGCAGCGACGCTCGGCTTATCTGCAAGTTATGTAAATCAGATCGAACACGACGTGCGCCCGCTCACCGTCCCGGTGTTGCTCCGGATCACCGAGGCGTTCGGCGTGGACGCAACATTTTTCTCCCGCGACGATGACTCCCGCCTGCTAGCCGAAGTCCAAGACGTCATGCTGGACCGGGAGATCAATCCTGCGAATGTGGAGCTGCAAGAGCTTTCGGAGATGGTGTACAACCACCCCCAACTAGCGCGCGCCATGGTGGAGATGCACCAGCGCTACCGAAACGTGCGCGACAAACTGTCCATCGCGGTGGACAATCGCACCAATACCCCTGAGGAACGCCGCCCGATTGCGGAGGCGGTGAGCATGCCACACGAAGAGGTGCGCGATTTTATCTACGCCCGCCAGAACTACTTCGATGCCCTTGACCGCCGCGCCGAAGCCATCGCCGCGCAACTTGGCTGGCAGCCCTATGACTCGCGCGCCATGGAAGATTCCATCGCCAGGCGCCTACAGATCGACCACGATGTCACCATCACTTCCTCCAAAGAGGAATCCGGCACGCTGCACCACTTCGACCCCGAAACCCGCCTGCTCACCATCCACGCGCGCCTCAACCCCGGGCAACGCGCCTTCCGCATGGCCACCGAACTCGGCTACCTAGAAGCCAACGACCTCATCGAAGGCATCGTCGACGACGGCATCTGGTCCACCCCCGAAGCCCGCACCCTAGCCATCCGCGGCGTGGCCTCCTACTTCGCCGCCGCCGTTATGCTGCCCTACAAAATCTTCCACGCCGAAGCCGAGAAATCCGGCTACGACATCGAATACCTCGGCCAACTCTTCGGCGTGGGGTATGAAACCACCGCCCACCGTCTTTCCACCCTGCAACGACCCAACCTGCGCGGCATCCCGTTTACCTTCGTGCGTGTCGACCGCGCCGGCAACATGTCCAAACGCCAATCCGCCACCGGCTTCCACTTCACCCACTACGGCGGCACCTGCCCCCTGTGGAACGTGTTTGAAACCTTCACCAACCCCGGCCAAGTGCTCCGCCAATTCGCGCAAATGCCCGACGGACGCAACTACCTGTGGATCTCACGCACCGTACGACACCACGAAGCCCGGTTCGGCGAAGTGGACAAAATGTTCGCCATCGGCCTAGGCTGCGAAGCCCGCCACGCCGACCGCACCGTCTACTCCCGCGGCTTCAACCTCCAGGACCTTTCCACCGCCACCCCCATCGGGTCCGGCTGCCGAGTGTGCACCCGCGAGAACTGCGCGCAGCGCGCCTTCCCATCCGTGCATGGGCGCATCAACATCGACGCCCACGAATCGACGATTGCGCCTTACTAA
- a CDS encoding succinate dehydrogenase cytochrome b subunit, with amino-acid sequence MTVRNPDREAIRHGKITLEALRERPKYPTWAMKLTMAITGLIFGGFVLVHMIGNLKIFMPDYAADSAHPGEAQVDVYGEFLREIGSPIFPHGSVLWILRIILLVALVLHIYCAFALTGRSHQSRGKFRRTNLIGGYNSFATRSMLVTGIVLLAFIIFHILDLTVGVAPAASTSFEHGAVYANMVASFSRWPVAIWYIIANLVLFVHLSHGIWLAVSDLGITGRRWRAILLAVAYIVPALVLIGNITIPFAIAIGWIA; translated from the coding sequence ATGACTGTTAGAAATCCCGACCGTGAGGCAATCCGTCACGGAAAAATTACATTGGAGGCGCTGCGTGAGCGCCCCAAATACCCGACCTGGGCAATGAAGCTCACCATGGCCATCACTGGCCTTATCTTCGGTGGCTTCGTTTTGGTCCACATGATCGGAAACCTGAAAATCTTCATGCCGGACTACGCAGCCGATTCTGCGCATCCGGGTGAAGCACAAGTAGACGTCTACGGCGAGTTCCTGCGCGAAATCGGATCCCCGATCTTCCCGCACGGCTCGGTCCTCTGGATCCTACGTATTATCCTGCTGGTCGCATTGGTTCTGCACATCTACTGTGCATTCGCCCTGACCGGACGTTCCCACCAGTCCCGCGGAAAGTTCCGTCGCACCAACCTCATTGGTGGCTACAACTCTTTCGCAACCCGCTCCATGCTGGTTACCGGAATCGTCCTGCTTGCGTTCATCATCTTCCACATCCTCGACCTGACCGTAGGTGTTGCACCAGCAGCATCCACCTCATTCGAGCACGGAGCTGTGTACGCAAACATGGTGGCATCCTTTAGCCGCTGGCCTGTAGCGATCTGGTACATCATTGCCAACCTGGTTCTGTTCGTTCACCTGTCTCACGGCATCTGGCTTGCAGTTTCCGACCTGGGCATTACCGGACGCCGCTGGAGGGCAATCCTGCTCGCCGTCGCATACATCGTTCCTGCACTGGTTCTGATCGGCAACATCACCATTCCGTTCGCCATCGCCATCGGCTGGATTGCGTAA
- a CDS encoding fumarate reductase/succinate dehydrogenase flavoprotein subunit — MSTHSETTRPEFIHPVSVLPEVKAGTVLDAAEPAGVPTKDMWDYQKDHMNLVSPLNRRKFRVLVVGTGLSGGAAAAALGELGYDVKAFTYHDAPRRAHSIAAQGGVNSARGKKVDNDGAYRHVKDTVKGGDYRGRESDCWRLAVESVRVIDHMNAIGAPFAREYGGTLATRSFGGVQVSRTYYTRGQTGQQLQLSTASALQRQIHLGSVEIFTHNEMVDVIVTERDGQKRCEGLIMRNLITGELTAHTGHAVILATGGYGNVYHMSTLAKNSNASAIMRAYEAGAYFASPSFIQFHPTGLPVNSTWQSKTILMSESLRNDGRIWSPKEPNDNRDPNTIPEDERDYFLERRYPAFGNLVPRDVASRAISQQINAGLGVGPLNNAAYLDFRDATERLGQDTIRERYSNLFTMYEEAIGEDPYSTPMRIAPTCHFTMGGLWTDFNEMTSIPGLFCAGEASWTYHGANRLGANSLLSASVDGWFTLPFTIPNYLGPLLGTERLPEDAPEALAAIDRAKARIDKLMNIRGDNPHGPEYYHRQLGDILYFSCGVARNVEDLQDGINKIRALREDFWKNMRITGTPDEMNQVLEYAARVADYIDLGELMCVDALDRDESCGAHFRDDHLSEDGEAERDDENWCFVSAWEPGENGTFVRHAEPLFFESVPLQTRNYK; from the coding sequence ATGAGCACTCACTCTGAAACCACCCGCCCAGAGTTCATCCACCCAGTCTCCGTCCTCCCAGAGGTTAAGGCTGGCACGGTCCTTGATGCTGCTGAGCCAGCAGGCGTTCCCACCAAAGACATGTGGGATTATCAAAAAGACCACATGAACCTGGTTTCCCCACTTAACCGTCGTAAGTTCCGCGTCCTCGTCGTCGGAACCGGCCTGTCCGGTGGCGCTGCAGCCGCAGCACTCGGCGAGCTCGGATACGACGTCAAGGCGTTCACCTACCACGACGCACCACGCCGTGCGCACTCCATTGCTGCACAGGGTGGCGTTAACTCCGCCCGCGGCAAGAAGGTAGACAACGACGGCGCATACCGCCACGTCAAAGACACCGTCAAGGGCGGCGACTACCGTGGCCGCGAGTCCGACTGCTGGCGTCTAGCCGTCGAATCCGTCCGCGTGATCGACCACATGAACGCCATCGGTGCACCATTCGCCCGCGAGTACGGCGGCACCCTGGCAACCCGTTCCTTCGGTGGTGTGCAGGTCTCCCGTACCTACTACACCCGTGGACAAACCGGACAGCAGCTACAGCTGTCCACCGCATCAGCGTTGCAGCGCCAGATCCACCTGGGCTCCGTAGAGATCTTCACCCACAACGAAATGGTTGACGTCATCGTCACCGAGCGTGATGGACAGAAGCGCTGCGAAGGCCTGATCATGCGCAACCTGATCACCGGTGAACTCACCGCCCACACCGGCCACGCCGTCATCCTGGCAACCGGTGGCTACGGCAACGTCTACCACATGTCCACCCTGGCGAAGAACTCCAACGCCTCGGCCATCATGCGTGCATACGAAGCCGGCGCATACTTCGCGTCCCCATCCTTCATTCAGTTCCACCCAACCGGCCTACCAGTGAACTCAACCTGGCAGTCCAAGACCATTTTGATGTCCGAATCGTTGCGTAACGACGGCCGCATCTGGTCCCCTAAGGAGCCGAACGATAACCGCGATCCAAACACCATCCCTGAGGATGAGCGCGACTACTTCCTAGAGCGCCGCTACCCAGCATTCGGTAACCTCGTCCCACGTGACGTTGCTTCCCGTGCGATCTCCCAGCAGATCAACGCTGGTCTCGGTGTTGGACCTCTGAACAACGCTGCATACCTGGACTTCCGCGACGCCACCGAGCGCCTCGGTCAAGACACCATCCGCGAGCGTTACTCCAACCTCTTCACCATGTACGAAGAGGCTATTGGTGAGGACCCATACTCCACCCCAATGCGTATTGCACCGACCTGCCACTTCACCATGGGTGGCCTCTGGACTGACTTCAACGAAATGACGTCCATCCCAGGTCTGTTCTGCGCAGGTGAAGCATCCTGGACCTACCACGGTGCAAACCGTCTGGGCGCAAACTCCCTGCTGTCCGCTTCCGTTGATGGCTGGTTCACCCTGCCATTCACCATCCCTAACTACCTCGGCCCATTGCTTGGCACCGAGCGTCTGCCAGAGGATGCACCAGAAGCACTTGCAGCAATCGACCGCGCCAAGGCACGCATCGACAAGCTCATGAACATCCGTGGCGACAACCCACACGGCCCTGAGTACTACCACCGCCAGCTCGGCGACATCTTGTACTTCTCCTGTGGCGTTGCACGTAACGTAGAAGACCTCCAAGACGGCATCAACAAGATCCGTGCACTCCGCGAGGACTTCTGGAAGAACATGCGCATCACCGGAACCCCAGATGAGATGAACCAGGTCCTCGAATACGCAGCACGCGTAGCCGACTACATCGACCTCGGCGAACTCATGTGCGTCGACGCCCTCGACCGTGACGAGTCCTGTGGCGCTCACTTCCGCGACGACCACCTCTCCGAAGATGGCGAAGCAGAACGTGACGACGAAAACTGGTGCTTCGTCTCCGCATGGGAACCAGGCGAGAACGGAACCTTCGTCCGCCACGCAGAACCACTGTTCTTCGAATCCGTCCCACTGCAGACAAGGAACTACAAGTAA
- a CDS encoding succinate dehydrogenase/fumarate reductase iron-sulfur subunit: MKLTLEIWRQAGPTAEGKFETVQVDDAVAQMSILELLDHVNNKFIEEGKEPFAFASDCREGICGTCGLLVNGRPHGADQNKPACAQRLVSYNEGDTLKIEPLRSAAYPVIKDMVVDRSALDRVMEQGGYVTINAGTAPDADTLHVNHETAELALDHAACIGCGACVAACPNGAAHLFTGAKLVHLSLLPLGKEERGLRARKMVDEMETNFGHCSLYGECADVCPAGIPLTAVAAVTKERARAAFRGKDD; this comes from the coding sequence ATGAAACTTACACTTGAGATCTGGCGTCAAGCAGGCCCAACTGCGGAAGGCAAGTTCGAAACCGTCCAGGTTGACGACGCCGTCGCGCAGATGTCCATCCTGGAACTGCTTGACCACGTAAACAACAAGTTCATCGAAGAAGGCAAAGAACCATTCGCGTTCGCGTCTGACTGCCGCGAAGGTATCTGCGGTACTTGTGGCCTCCTCGTGAACGGCCGCCCTCACGGCGCCGACCAGAACAAGCCTGCCTGCGCGCAGCGCCTGGTCAGCTACAACGAAGGCGACACCTTAAAGATCGAACCACTGCGCTCCGCCGCATACCCAGTGATCAAGGACATGGTCGTTGACCGCTCCGCACTGGACCGCGTCATGGAACAAGGTGGCTACGTGACCATCAACGCAGGTACCGCACCTGACGCTGATACCCTCCACGTCAACCACGAAACCGCTGAACTCGCACTCGACCACGCAGCCTGCATCGGCTGCGGCGCCTGTGTTGCAGCCTGCCCTAACGGCGCAGCTCACCTGTTCACCGGCGCAAAGCTAGTCCACCTCTCCCTACTCCCACTGGGTAAAGAAGAGCGCGGATTGCGAGCACGTAAGATGGTTGATGAAATGGAAACCAACTTCGGACACTGCTCCCTCTACGGTGAATGTGCAGATGTCTGCCCAGCAGGCATCCCACTGACCGCCGTGGCGGCTGTCACCAAGGAACGTGCACGTGCAGCTTTCCGTGGCAAAGACGACTAG
- a CDS encoding ABC transporter substrate-binding protein — translation MKKYVMGAVVAVALAGCSTAAEEASGPVADPQRIVIAQANFLDLALALDLEPVGSTYWGGAGGIQEYLQDSVPSTMEVVGNDDEPNFEAIAKLQPDLIIGDEELEPNLEKFEAIAPVATINSRDDNGSNSWRDQLNALAELTGTQEKAASVIAAADESVAALDSKITSSGQSTMLLRIREEQVRQYLPDSFVGAGVPQRLQNINLVESAVPSENGQWSVIPPENIGLLDADRIIAFIDSPQALQNAQANPLWSQLPAVKNGQLCTSENLTPWILTGPAAAEIVTSDLEACFAA, via the coding sequence ATGAAGAAGTATGTAATGGGAGCTGTTGTCGCGGTGGCGTTGGCAGGATGTTCGACGGCGGCTGAGGAGGCTAGTGGGCCTGTGGCGGATCCGCAGAGGATTGTGATTGCCCAAGCCAACTTCCTTGACCTTGCCCTCGCCCTCGACCTCGAACCAGTCGGATCCACCTACTGGGGAGGTGCCGGTGGAATCCAGGAATATTTGCAAGACTCCGTACCATCCACAATGGAAGTCGTAGGAAACGACGACGAACCCAACTTCGAAGCCATCGCCAAACTCCAACCCGACCTCATCATCGGCGACGAAGAACTCGAACCCAACCTCGAAAAATTCGAAGCCATCGCACCCGTTGCCACCATCAACTCCCGCGACGACAACGGATCCAACAGCTGGCGCGACCAACTCAACGCACTCGCAGAACTCACCGGCACACAAGAAAAAGCAGCCTCCGTCATCGCAGCCGCCGATGAATCCGTAGCGGCTTTGGATTCTAAAATCACCTCGAGCGGACAAAGCACCATGCTGCTTCGCATCCGCGAAGAACAAGTCCGCCAATACCTCCCCGACAGCTTCGTCGGCGCCGGGGTCCCCCAACGCCTCCAAAACATCAACCTCGTCGAATCCGCCGTCCCCTCCGAAAACGGCCAATGGTCAGTCATCCCACCAGAAAACATCGGGCTTCTCGACGCCGACCGCATCATCGCCTTCATCGACAGCCCCCAAGCCCTCCAAAACGCCCAAGCCAACCCACTGTGGAGCCAACTCCCCGCAGTCAAAAATGGCCAACTATGCACCAGCGAAAACCTCACCCCGTGGATCCTCACCGGACCAGCAGCAGCTGAGATTGTAACCTCTGACCTCGAGGCCTGCTTCGCTGCTTAG